From the Carassius gibelio isolate Cgi1373 ecotype wild population from Czech Republic chromosome B25, carGib1.2-hapl.c, whole genome shotgun sequence genome, one window contains:
- the sycp3 gene encoding synaptonemal complex protein 3, producing the protein MATSGRKQNKKSKHTDSSTDLKTFDFDTLEEKKGSLSDDDTRDETPIIDKLSKKRSADTFEDNELHAGVGNEVQTMLERFGADISKAMQTKRKRLEVLTKNSLKGSTQKLEQMWKTQQNQRQKLTQDYSQQVLSVLQQWETDVQKSEEQEEKLNNLFRQQQKLFQQARVVQNQKMKTIKDLYEQFVKNMEEMEKSHEAFLQGTQMELRKEMALLQKKIMMDTQQQEMATVRKSLQSMLF; encoded by the exons ATGGCCACTTCCGGGAGAAAACAGAACAAGAAGAGCAAACACACTGACAGCTCCACAGACCTGAAGACGTTTGACTTCGACACTCTGGAGGAAAAGAAAGGAAGCTTGTCTGACGATGATACCAGAGATG AAACTCCGATCATTGACAAGCTGAGCAAGAAAAGATCTGCAGATACGTTTGAAGACAATGAACTTCATGCAGGTGTGGG GAATGAGGTTCAAACTATGCTGGAAAGATTTGGTG CGGACATCAGCAAGGCCATGCAGACCAAAAGGAAACGCTTGGAGGTTCTCACCAAAAACTCCTTAAAGGGCAGCACTCAGAAACTGGAGCAAATGTGGAAAACTCAGCAGAATCAGAG GCAGAAGCTGACACAAGATTATTCTCAGCAAGTTCTCTCTGTGCTTCAGCAGTGGGAGACCGACGTTCAGAAATCTGAGGAGCAGGAGGAGAAGCTGAAC AATTTGTTTCGCCAGCAGCAGAAGCTCTTCCAGCAGGCAAGGGTTGTGCAAAACCAGAAAATGAAAACCATCAAAGACCTTTATGAGCAGTTTGTCAAG AACATGGAGGAGATGGAGAAAAGCCATGAAGCCTTCCTGCAGGGCACCCAGATGGAGCTGAGAAAGGAGATGGCCCTGCTGCAGAAGAAGATAATGATGGACACG CAACAACAGGAGATGGCCACTGTTCGGAAGTCCCTCCAATCCATGCTGTTCTGA
- the actr6 gene encoding actin-related protein 6: MSTLVLDNGAYFAKIGYSHEKVSVIPNCQFRSKTSRLKTFTANQLDEIKDPSGLFYILPFQKGYLVNWDVQRKVWDHLFGKEMFKVDFADTNIVITEPYFNFSSIQESMNEILFEDYQFQSVLRVNAGSLSAHRYFHENNSELCCIVVDSGFSSTHIVPYCRGRKMKEGICRINVGGKLLTNHLKEIISYRQLHVMDETYVINQVKEDVCFVSQDFYKDMEISQLKGEDNTVVTEYVLPDFSSIKKGFCKPREEMNFTGKYKTGEQVLRLTNERFAVPEMLFHPSDIGIQEMGIPEALVHSINNMPEEMQPHFYKNIVLTGGSALFPGYRDRVYKEVRALAPVEYEVSVVLPQNPVCYPWEGGKLLAENPDFEELVVTREDYEENGHYVCEEKFDV; this comes from the exons ATGTCAACACTCGTCTTAGACAATGGTGCGTACTTCGCTAAAATTGGATACAGTCATGAGAAAGTCAG TGTTATCCCAAACTGCCAATTCCGTTCAAAGACCTCCAGGCTGAAAACATTCACAGCTAATCAGTTAGATGAAATCAAAGACCCGTCTGGACTCTTCTACATCCTTCCTTTTCAAAAG GGGTATCTTGTAAACTGGGATGTGCAGCGCAAAGTCTGGGATCATCTGTTTGGAAAAGAGATGTTTAAG GTGGACTTTGCAGATACCAACATTGTGATAACAGAACCATACTTCAACTTCAGCTCAATTCAGGAATCAATGAATGAGATTTTATTTGAAGATTATCAGTTCCAGTCAGTACTCAGAGTTAATG CTGGATCTTTGAGTGCTCATCGGTACTTCCATGAGAATAACTCTGAGCTGTGTTGCATCGTGGTGGACAGCGGCTTCTCCTCCACACACATCGTTCCTTATTGCAGAGGACGAAAGATGAAGGAGGGCATTTGCAG GATAAATGTAGGAGGAAAGCTGCTCACCAACCATTTGAAGGAGATCATTTCATACAG ACAGCTGCATGTGATGGATGAGACTTATGTGATCAATCAGGTCAAGGAAGATGTGTGTTTTGTGTCACAAGATTTCTACAAGGACATGGAGATTTCACA ATTGAAAGGAGAAGATAATACAGTTGTGACAGAATATGTGCTGCCAGATTTTAGCTCTATCAAAAAGGGATTTTGCAAG CCTAGAGAGGAGATGAATTTTACTGGCAAATATAAAACTGGGGAGCAGGTTCTGCGGCTCACCAATGAGAGGTTTGCAGTGCCAGAGATGCTCTTTCACCCCTCTGACATTGGCATTCAGGAGATGGGCATACCTGAGGCTTTGGTCCACTCCATTAACAACATGCCAGAAG AGATGCAGCCCCATTTCTACAAGAACATTGTTCTTACTGGCGGCAGCGCCTTGTTCCCTGGATACAGAGATCGGGTTTACAAAGAAGTCCGGGCACTCGCTCCTGTAGAATATGAAGTTTCTGTTGTTCTGCCACAGAA TCCTGTATGTTACCCATGGGAAGGAGGAAAGTTATTGGCTGAAAACCCTGACTTTGAAGAGCTGGTGGTAACGCGAGAGGATTATGAGGAAAATGGACACTATGTTTGCGAGGAGAAGTTTGATGTGTGA
- the gtse1 gene encoding G2 and S phase-expressed protein 1, with product MASLSHRECVSLAEEKFDFDVSLSPASSKGDYDVEDEVFMDLVSHKEKRTSHVMDSVSSGPSLGEEPSWSPLTGEKFDEICKEAQLLASHLEKTDSVAKSSIIYSSQAEETETFEVDNTVKLNLFSKPANVLSPIKRETFLVQDSPMKQLPPAIQKRILKANGTARFGKPRRSTSSPIRPAVTQPKVATRGKALVTRSGVLPSKPTAQVNSRLSSRLPPPSKGHFGLKRSPSNRNTSRAGSSEDLLSDNTSVASDVSDSSFNTSLPGRSSIPAWNKTELRAPSALKAPSLQNSRVVDRRRNTSSSSSSVSSINSSLTVSPGSKAKLNSSLNSSTNSIGARSHSSVSRLPSSSRKSSVVTRNPEPPVSRRTSISTQGRRASELLPRPVKATPLKKPDPLPPPQLQTPAKNTAENTTSTYSIPASAAKIGSALRGNPKLKVPVVPTPTSSLKGVRKSEVSSSPDVPRIMKPKRLTACSVESIPDHLVGPPLGLLTPSAMGSKLRRPSALPTPVNRRISGIPAFTPKSVSRLHKPSQVTERSSSSSQAHSSPENMKESESQEEKQTSVSNEETCPPANLQPCSLVFNIEDEPEEPPVCEPAVVENPSDSPSCDPEPPQANIEPPALPTSVDTQKHLQISEKKEVKEVLLVDLPAPALQSSEKLLIDLSNTPDLIKTSSGKPWGGQLIDLSSPLIKWSPEDKNENAENAAPLIDLSF from the exons ATGGCATCTCTCTCTCACCGTG AGTGTGTTTCACTGGCTGAAGAGAAATTTGACTTTGACGTTTCATTGTCACCTGCAAG TTCCAAAGGAGATTACGATGTTGAGGATGAGGTTTTCATGGATCTGGTCAGTCATAAAGAGAAACGCACTTCTCATGTGATGGACAGTGTAAGCAGCGGCCCGTCTCTGGGAGAAGAGCCAAGCTGGAGTCCACTTACAGGAGAGAAGTTTGATGAAATCTGCAAAGAAGCTCAGCTACTCGCCAGCCACCTTGAGAAAACGGATTCTGTAGCCAAGAGCAGTATCATTTACTCCAGCCAAGCCGAAGAGACGGAGACGTTTGAGGTGGACAACACAGTCAAACTGAACCTGTTTAGCAAGCCAGCTAATGTTCTGAGTCCCATCAAAAGAGAGACCTTTCTTGTGCAGGACAGCCCAATGAAGCAGCTTCCTCCTGCCATTCAGAAGCGTATCCTGAAGGCTAACGGGACGGCCAGATTTGGTAAGCCACGTCGGAGTACATCGAGTCCAATCAGGCCTGCTGTAACACAGCCTAAGGTGGCTACTAGAGGCAAAGCCCTTGTGACTAGAAGTGGGGTGTTACCCAGCAAACCCACAGCACAAGTGAACTCACGACTTTCCTCCAGGCTTCCTCCTCCTAGCAAA GGTCATTTTGGGCTTAAGCGCAGTCCCAGCAATAGAAACACAAGTAGAGCTGGTTCTTCTGAAGACCTTCTGTCCGATAACACTAGCGTTGCTTCCGATGTCAGTGATTCTTCCTTTAACACTAGTTTACCGGGAAGAAGCAGTATTCCGGCCTGGAACAAG ACAGAATTGCGAGCTCCGTCTGCTCTTAAAGCTCCTTCACTTCAGAACTCAAGAGTTGTAGACAGGAGGAGAAACActtcatcatcttcttcatctGTGTCCAGCATCAACTCTAGTTTAACTGTCTCTCCAGGAAGTAAAG CTAAACTGAATTCCTCCCTGAACTCAAGCACTAACAGCATCGGCGCTCGTTCACACAGCAGTGTGAGCAGGTTGCCAAGTTCTAGTCGCAAATCTTCTGTTGTTACCAGAAACCCAGAGCCCCCTGTCAGCAGACGGACCTCCATCTCTACACAGGGGAGGAGGGCGTCTGAACTCCTTCCCAGACCTGTTAAAGCGACACCCCTTAAGAAACCAGATCCACTACCGCCTCCACAGCTTCAGACCCCAGCAAAAAATACAGCTGAAAATACCACCTCTACATACAGCATCCCTGCATCTGCTGCTAAGATTGGAAGTGCTCTCAGAGGAAACCCCAAACTCAAGGTCCCAGTGGTGCCAACACCCACAAGCTCCTTGAAGGGAGTTCGCAAATCGGAGG TTTCCTCCTCGCCTGACGTCCCTCGTATCATGAAGCCAAAGAGATTGACTGCATGCAGTGTGGAAag TATTCCTGATCATCTAGTCGGTCCTCCATTGGGCCTCCTGACACCTTCAGCTATGGGCAGCAAACTGCGAAGACCATCTGCTCTTCCCACCCCAGTCAACCGCCGGATCTCTGGCATCCCTGCATTCACACCCAAGAGTGTGTCACGTCTGCATAAACCTTCCCAGGTCACCGAGCGCTCATCGAGCTCCAGCCAAGCTCATTCAAG CCCTGAAAACATGAAGGAAAGTGAGAGTCAGGAAGAAAAGCAAACTTCAGTGTCCAATGAGGAGACCTGCCCTCCAGCTAACCTCCAGCCCTGCTCCCTGGTCTTTAATATTGAGGATGAGCCTGAAGAACCTCCTGTCTGTGAGCCAGCAGTTGTGGAGAATCCCTCTGATTCGCCTTCATGTGATCCAGAGCCTCCTCAAGCCAACATCGAACCCCCAGCACTTCCAACCTCAGTGGACACCCAAAAACACCTGCAGATCTCAGAGAAAAAGGAAGTTAAAGAG GTTTTGCTCGTGGACCTACCTGCACCAGCACTTCAGTCATCAGAAAAGCTGCTAATTGATCTCTCCAATACCCCAGACCTGATCAAGACTTCCTCTGGAAAGCCTTGGGGAGGACAG TTAATTGATCTGAGCTCGCCTCTTATAAAGTGGAGTCCAGAGGACAAGAATGAAAATGCAGAGAATGCAGCTCCACTGATCGACTTGTCTTTTTAG